The DNA segment TGGTCACCGGTGCCGGCGGCGGCGTGGGCGTGGCCGCCGTGCAGATCGCGCGAGCCTCGGGACTGCGCGTGATCGGGGTCGCCAGCGACGGCAAGAAGGACCTGGTCACCTCCTTCGGCGGCGTGCACGTGGCCTCCGGATCCGGATTCGCCGACCGAGTGCGGGCCGTCGCGCCCGACGGCGTCGACGCCGTCTTCGACCTGGTCGGCGGGGACGTGCTGGAGGAGGCGGCGAGCCTCCTGGACGACCGCACCGCACTGATCTCCGCGGGGGACCGCGAGCGGGTGGTCAACCTCGGGGGCGCCCCCGTGGCGCGCGCCCGCACCGCGGCCGTGCTGGAGGAGGTGGCCGCGCTGGTGGTCGACGGGTCGCTGCGCCCGCACGTCACGGCCACCTTCCCGCTGGAGCGGGCCGGCGAGGCGCTGCGCACCGTGGAGGAAGGGCACGCGAGCGGCAAGGTCGTCATCGAGGTGGGTGCGTGAGCGCGGAGCACCTTCCGCACCCCCTGGACAACCCGGCTCGCGGAGCGCTGACCGGCGCGCACGCCCACCTCGCCGAGCGCCGGGGCCGGGTGCTGCGCTACCAGGTCGACGTCTCGCCCTGGCTCGCTCTGCCCGACGATCCCGGCCCCGGCGACTGGGCCGACCTCGCCGCACTCGCGGGGCCGGGCGGCAAGGTGCCGCTGCTCGGGATCCGGGCGGAGCCGCCGGCCGACTGGCGGGTGATCTCCCGGATACCGGGCGTCCAGCTCGCGGGCGACGACGTCACCGCCGCCCCCGACGAGGAGGCGGTGCGGCTGACCGGCGCCGACGTGCCGCAGATGCTGGACCTGGTCGCCCGCACCGAACCCGGCCCGTTCCTGCCGCGCACCATAGAGCTCGGCACCTACCTGGGCATCCGCCGGCAGGGACGGCTGATCGCCATGGCGGGGGAGCGGCTGCGCCCGCCCGGCTGGACGGAGATCAGCGCCGTCTGCACGGACCCGGAGTACCGGGGCCAGGGCCTGGCGACCCGCCTGATCCTCGCCGTGGCAGCGGGCATCCAGGCACGCGGGGAGATCCCCTTCCTGCACGCCGCCGCCCACAACACCTCGGCCCTCGGGCTCTACGAGTCCCTCGGCTTCCGGATGCGCCGCACCACCGTGTTCATGAGCGCTCACGTCCCCGAGACCATGCCCGGCCTGCGCACCGCCGCGATGGCCTGAGGGGAGGCCGCCCGCCGCACGCCCCGTGCGGGCGGCGGGGGAGGAGCGGTGCCGCGAGGGACCGTGGCAACCGGTCGGACCGCCTCACCCGCCGCCTTCGGCGCGTTCCGAACCTTCCGAACCTTCCGCGCCCTCTGAACGCTCCATATGCGGCCCATGGTCGTTGTAGCGCTCCAGATAGGCCGCGAAGCGAACGAGGTCCTCCCGCGGCCAGCCGGCCAGCCGCGTTTCGAAGGCGGCCCGGCGGCTCTGCGTGACCGCGGCGAGGACGCTGGTGCCGGCCTCCGTGAGGCCGAGCACCTGGCCGCGGAGGTCGCCCGGATCCACCTCGCGCCGCACCAGGCCGTCCCGCTCCAGCGCGGCCACCTGCCTGCTGACCGTCGACTTGTCCAGGGCGTAGTGGGCGGCGAGGTCGGTGGCCCGGCAGCCGCCCCGCTCCTCCAGGTGGCTCAGGAGGGTGTACGCGACGAAGGAGAGCTGGGGATGCATCCGCCCCGCCAGGGCTCTGGCCCGCCGGGCGAAGGCCGTCAGCTCCCGGTGGATGGTCTCGACGGCGGCTTCCCCCTCGCCCCGTTCCGCTGATGTCACGACCGCTCCCTCCCACAGGCGCTCCCGGGCGCCCCGCAACCATATAGTTGCATAAAACAACTTCCTGGGTCCCGTCACCCCCTCGACCGGGGACCGGCGCACCGGACACCGTGAACGCGGCGAGCGCTCAGCGCACCGGCGCGCTCAGTGCACCGGCGGGGCGTCCGGGACCGCTCAGCGGTCCGCCGGGCCGCGCACCACCTCGGCCACCCATCCGTACGGCAGTTCGTCGCCGTCGACCGTGATCGCCTCGACGGCCCCGGTACGCGGATCGATCTCCACCTGCATCCCGGGCCCCACGTACCGCGGGAAGCCGGACACCCCGAGGTCACCGGTCGCCTCCACCACCACGGTCACCAGGCTGCTGCCATGGTCGGGGTGGCCCTCGGCGTCGGTGATCCGGGGCTTCAGGGCCACGGTGTGGCGGCGTGGGACGGCGGTCATGATCCCGAGGGTATGTCCCGGCACGACCCGCCGCCCACCCCGCGGCCCCCGGTTCTCAGGAGGCTCCGTGCGCCAGCGTCGCCGCCGTCGGGTCCCAGTCCGCGGGCAGCGGGGCGGGCGGCACGATCCGGCCCGCCGGGCCCGTGAACTCGCCCCGCGCCGCCGACTCGTCGACCGCCGTCATGGTCTGCAGCACGTGCAGGGCCAGCGAGCCGGACGCGCGGTGCGGGCCGGTGCCGCGGATCGCCCGCGCCATGTCCAGCACCCCGAGCCCCCGTCCGTCGGTGCGCCCGGTCACGGGCAGCTCGCTCCAGTCGCCCGCGCCGTTCGCCCGCACCCGCAGGGGGCCGCCGAACGTGTTGGGGTCCGGCACGGCGAGGGTGCCCTCGGTGCCGGTGATCTCGAACTGGATGCGGGGCAGCGCCGAGTCGAAGCTGAACGTCGAGTTGGCGGTCGCCCCCGAGGCGAACTCCAGCAGCGCGCAGACGTGCGTGGGCACCGTCACAGGGAAGGTCTGCCCCGCCTTCGGTCCCGACCCGACCGTGCGCTCCAGGCGGGCCCTGGTCGCGGTCGCCCCCACCCTGGTCACCCCGCCGAACAGCGCCACCAGTGCCGTCAGGTAGTACGGCCCGATGTCGAAGAGCGGCCCCGCGCCCTGCTGGTACAGGAACGCGGGATCGGGGTGCCAGGACTCCGGGCCGAGGCTCTGCATCACGGTGGACGCGGCGACGGGGGTGCCTATGTGCCCCGCCTGCACCGCGCGCAGCGCCGACTGGATGCCGGCGCCGAGGAACGTGTCCGGCGCGTTGCCGACCAGCAGGTCGCGCTCGGACGCCTCGGCGAGCAGCTTCTCCGCCTCGTTCGGCGTGAGCGTGATCGGCTTCTCCCCGTACACGTGCTTGCCGGCCCTCAGCGCGGCCGTCGCCACCTGGCCATGTGCCGCCGGGACCGTCAGATTGACGACCAGCTCGACCTCCGGCACCGCGAGCGCGGTGGCCAGGTCGCCGGAGACCGGCACGTCGTAGGCGCGGGCCGCCGCCAGGGCGCGCGACGGGTCCAGGTCCGCGACGGCCAGCAGCCGTATGTCGGGGAAGCCGCTCAGGGTGCTCAGGTACTGCTTGCTGATGACGCCCGCGCCGACGATGGCGACGCCGACGGGTCCCGTGCTCATGCGGCCTCCAATGCGGATACGTAGGTGTGGCTCGCGGCGAGTTCGGCGAACAGGTCGCCCGCGCAGGCGTCGAACTCGACGATGCGCCAGGCGTCCGGCGCGGCCGCGAGGATCTCGGGCACCGGCAGCGTGCCCTCGCCCACCGCCACGTTGGGGTCCTCCTTGGTGCCCGGGCCGTCCTTGACGTGCAGCGCGCGCACCCGCCCGCCGAGCCGCCCGAGCAGCGCCGGGACGTCGGCGCCGCCCACCGCGGCCCAGTAGGTATCGATCTCCAGGAAGACGGCGGGGTCCAGCAGGCCGGCCAGCACCTCGATGGCGTGCCGGTCGCCGAACCTGGGTTCGATCTCCCACCAGTGGTTGTGGTAGCCGAGCCGGATGCCGCGCTCGGCGGCGCGGGCGGAGAGCCGGTTGAGCAGGTCGGCGGCGCGTGCCACGCCGTCGCGGTCGGTGAAGTCCTCGCGCGGGATGCCCGCGGGGACGATGGCGTCGGTGGCGCCGAGCAGGGACACGGCGTCCAGGACGCGGTCGGGGTCGTGCGCGGGATCGACCAGTGGACGGACGTGCACGCCGGAGACGGCGAGGCCGAGGTCGTCCAGCCGGCTGCGCAGTCCGAGCGGGTCGGTGAGTACGTCGAACGGCTCCACCGCGCCGAAACCCATTCCGGCGAGACGGGCCAGGGTGCCATCACGGTCCCCGGCGAGCTCGGTCCGCACGGAGTAGAGCTGAACGCTGAGCGGTCGCATGAACCCCCTCCTGTCTGTCCTGGGGGACGGTAATGCGCGACCTCTGCTCTGCCAATGACCCGATTCCGGCCATGCCCGGCTTTTCCGGGCACATCGGGGCGCCCGAGTGCCGGTGAACGTGCCCCGGCGCACGCGGCTGTCGTCCGCCCGAGCGTTTCGGGCGGACGACAGCGGAGGGACCGGGGGCGGTGAGCCGGCCGGGTCAGGCCCCTCTCTGCGTGCGGCGGCGACGCACGTACCAGGCCCCGCCACCGACCGCGGCGGCGACCAGGGTGCTGCCCACGGCGAGCGTGAGGGTGCTGTAGTCCGAGGATCCGCCGCCCACACCGCCCTGCACGCCGAGCGGCGGCGACGCCGTGGCGGTGGTGGTGGGCATGATCGTGGTCGGCGGCGGTGTCGTGGGCGGCCGCGTGGTGGGCGGCGGCGTGGTGGGCGGCGGCGAGATGGTGGCGGGGGCCGTGGTGGCGTCGGCGACGCTCACTCTTCCGGTGCCGGCGGTGGTGCCGTCGCTGCACATCACGATCACGGTGTGCGCGCCGGACGTGACGTTCGCCCACGAGGCACTCTGGCTGGTCCCCATGCTGAGCGTGGCCTGCCGGCCCTGGGCGAAGATCGCCTGGCCGCTGGAGAGCAGCGAGGCGTTCCCACCGTGCGGGCAGGCGGAGGTGGCGACCCGGACCGTGGAGCCCGTGGCCGAGACGTTGACCCCTACCGCGGACGCCGTCTGCGCGGCCAGGGTGAGCGGCAGGGTGAGCGCGGCCGCGGCCAGGCCGGATCGGACGACTATCTGAGTAGTACGCATAGGATTGCCCTCCGGCTGCACGGTCGGCGGTATCCCAGGGGCCGCCGAGGGTCGGGGGAACCGTGCGCCTACGTCGAGCCAACGGGTCCGCGACGCGACGCGCACGCGGACCGCCCCCGAGGGGGTGACGGGGTCCTTCGGACGGCGCACCAGCGGTTGCGCGTGGGGCCCGGAGGGGCCCGGTGAGCCGCGACCCGCACCCGCCTGCTGGGGGCACCTCCCACGCCCTTCAGACGGTGGGGGAGGGCCATCGGGTCCAGCCCCTTGCGGTCGTCTGCCTGGCCGCCGGCGGGTGGGGCTTGTTCGCGCAGTTCCCCGCGCCCCTGCCGGGGCGAGGCCAAGTCCCCGCCGCCCTTGCCGGGGCGGGACCGAAGGACAGCGCGCCTGGCCGGGGCGGGACCGAAGAGCAGCGGCCCTCCGGGGCGCATCCCTCACGTCTTGCGGTAGTCGTACGCCTCCGTCGCCGCCCTCACCACGGCGTCCAGCGGAGCGCCCGCAGAGGCGGTCACCACGGCCGCGACCGCTCCCTCCACGAACGGCGCGTCCACCAGGCGCGTGTCCTCGGGCAGTTCCTCGCCCTCCGCGAGCAGCGCCTTGACCGTGAGCACCGCGCTGCCCAGGTCGGCGAGGACGGCCACGCCCGCACCCCGGTCGACCCGGACCGCGGCGGCCACGATCAGCTCCGCGCTGGTGCCCATGCCACCACCCTCCGTGCCGCCCGCGGGCTCCACCGGGGCCGTGGCGCCACCGCCCGCGAGGCCCACCGCCAGCTCGGCGACGGCCGACGCCACCGCCGCGCTGTGCGACACCAGCACGATGCCGACCTGCCCGGCGCCGTCGCCCGCCGCCTCCGTGCCCGACGGCGCCCGCGCTTCCTCTCTCGCGTCGCTGGGCTCACTCACCGGAGGCGTCCTCCTCCTCGCCCGACGTGCGGGCCGTCTCGGCCAGTGCCGCCACCAGCAGCGCCGAGGAGGCGGCCCCCGGGTCCTCGTGGCCGATGCTGCGCTCGCCCACATAGCTGGCCCGGCCCTTGCGGGCCAGCATGGGCGTGGTGGCCAGGGCGCCCTGTTCCGCGGCCTCCCGGGCCGCCGCGAACGAGGTCCGCAGAGCCCCCGCGGCCGGCACCAGCGCGTCCAGCATGGTCTTGTCGCCGGGCGTCGCGCCGCCCAGGCCCGCCACCGCGTCGACGCCGGCGTGCAGGGCCTCGGCGAGCTGGTCGCGATCGACGGTGGGCGACTCGCCGAGCGCCTTCCCGGTGCGGCGCAGCAGCGTGCCGTAGAGCGGGCCCGAGGCGCCGCCGACGGTGGAGACCAGCCGCCGCCCGGCGAGCGCCAGCACGTCGCCCGGTGTGCCGGGGTGCTGCTCCTCCAACGTCGCTATGACCGCGGTGAACCCGCGCAGCAGGTTGCTGCCGTGGTCCGCGTCGCCGATGGGGGAGTCGAGCGCGGTGAGCCGGTCGGCGTCACGCTCCACCCACGAGGCGGCGAGCGTCATCCAGCGGCGGAAGAAATCGGCGTCGAGCACGGGAACTCCTAGCGAGGTCGAGGAAGGCGGACGCGCGCCGCCTGAAGGGCGGCGCGCCGGGCGGACGGTGGAGGCAGGCGGCGCGTCACATGCCCCAGCGCAGCCCCGGGGTGCTCACCGGCGCGTCCCACAGCCTCAGCAGCTCCTCGTCGACCTGGCACAGGGTCACCGAGGCGCCGGCCATGTCGAGCGACGTCACGTAGTTGCCGACGAGCGTGCGGGCAACCGCCACCCGCCGCTGCGACAGGACCCGCTGGACCTCGGCGTTGAACCCGTACAGCTCCAGCAGCGGGGTGGCGCCCATGCCGTTGACCAGCACCAGTACAGGGTTGCTCGGCTGGAGATCCTCCAGGACGGCGTCCACGGAGAAGTCCGCGATCTCCCCTGAGGTCATCATCGCGCGCCGCTCGCGCCCCGGCTCGCCGTGGATGCCGATGCCCAGTTCCAGCTCGCCCGCGGGCAGGTCGAAGGTCGGGCTGCCCTTCGCCGGGGTGGTGACGGCGCTCAGGGCGACGCCGAAGCTGCGGGAGTTCTCGTTCACCTGACGGGCGATCGACTGCACCCGCTCCAGGGGCGCGCCCTCCTCGGCCGCCGCCCCCGCCAGCTTCTCGACGAACAGCGTGCCGCCGGTGCCGCGCCGGCCCGCCGTGTAGAGGCTGTCCGTGACCGCCACGTCGTCGTTGACGAGCACCTTCGCGACCTGGATGCCCTCGTCCTCGGCGAGCTCCGCGGCCATGTCGAAGTTGAGCACGTCGCCCGTGTAGTTCTTCACGATGAACAGCACCCCCGCGCCGCTGTCCACCGCCGCCGCGGCCCGCACCATCTGGTCCGGTACCGGGGAGGTGAACACCTCGCCGGGGCAGGCCGCCGACAGCATGCCGGGACCGACGAAGCCGCCGTGCAGCGGCTCGTGCCCGGAACCACCGCCGGAGACCAGGCCCACCCTGCCCTCGACCGGCGCGTCCCGCCGGACCACCACGCGGTTGTCCACGTCGACCGTCAGCTCCGGGTGGGCCGCGGCAAGACCCCGCAGGCCGTCGGCGACAACCGTCTCCGCCACGTTGATCAGCATCTTCATCGGTACCTCCAGGGGGTGGACCCGGTCGGGCGGAGCGCGCTCACCCGCGATCGAAGGTGAGCGGCACCGGGCCGGCGGCCCGGTCGTTCAAGAGCAATATCATCAGTATCAAGAATTCGCTGTCACGCGTCAGGGCCGCACCAGGCACATCCTTGGGGGTGTCTGACGGAGTCTCATCAGTCCTCCGGCACCGTGAACTCCGACCAGACGCACTTGCCCTCGCCGCGCGACTCCACCCCCCATCCGTCCGAGAGTTCGTCCACCAGCAGCAGCCCCCGGCCCGACACACCCGACTCGCCCGTCTCACGGCGGCGCGGCAGCGTGCTGGAGGCGTCCTCCACCTCCACCCGCATCCGGGGTTTCCCGTCCGTCCGGTCCTCCGGCGCCCGCACCGTCACCGTGGCCGCGCTCCCGGTGTGCACGAGCACGTTCGTGATCAGCTCGTCGGCGACCAGCTCCACCTCGTCGCCGCGCTCCTCGATGCCCATGCCGCGCCCCGCGTCGCGGATCATCCGGCGGGTCGCGACCAGCGCCTCCGGGTCGTTCCGGAGCACCTCGCAGCGCAGCCGCCTCCCCGGGCGGTCGCCGGCCCGGCCGTGCCGCCGCAGCAGCAACAGCGCCACGTCGTCCTCTCCCTCCCGCTCGTCGGCCACGGAGGCCAGCTGGTCCGCGAGCCGCTCCACGTCGCCCGTGCCGGTGGCGACCTGCTCGGCGAGCTCCGCGAGGCCCTGCTCCACGTCGGCGCCGGGCCGCTCCACCAGGCCGTCCGTGAACAGCAGCAGGCTCTGGCCGGGCGCCAGTACCAGCGTGGTCACCTCGTACTCGGGCCTGCCGAACTCCTGGGAGTGGCCGAGCGGCAGCCCGCCCGCGACGTCGACGGGCCGGCAGGTGCCGTCCGCCTCGCGCAGCAGCGGGCCGAGGTGCCCGGCCCGCACCAGCCTGATCACCCCGGTCGACAGGTCGGCGTCGGCGTAGACGCAGGTCGCGAAGCGGTCGGTGTCCAGCTCGTGGAGGAAGACGGAGGCCCGGGCCATGACCGTGGCCGGGGTGTGCCCCTCGCAGGCGTAGGCGCGCAGCACGATGCGGAGCTGCCCCATGACCGCGGCCGCATGCATGTCATGCCCCTGCACATCGCCGATGACCGCGCCGTAGCGGCCCTGCGGGAGCGGGATGATGTCGTACCAGTCGCCGCCGATCTCCCGGGCGAGCGACGCGGAGCGGTAGCGGACGGCGACGTCGGCGCCGGGCACCTGCGGGATGCTGTGCGGCAGCATCGCCTCCTGGAGGCTCTGGGCGAGGTCCTGGGCCTGGTCGAAGAACATCGCCCGCTGCAGGCCCTGCGCGATGTTGCTGGCCAGCGCGAGGAGCAGGTTGCGCTCCTCGTGGGAGAACTCGTACTTCCCGTGGTAGTGCAACCCGAAGACGCCGATGGGACGGCCCTGGGCGACCAGCGGGAGGTAGGCGGCCGCGGTCATGCCGTGGGCGCCGAAGCTCTCCCACAGGTCGGGATAGGCCCGCTTGAACTGCTCCGGGGACTCGATGAACACGGGGGCGAGCGTGCGCACCGCGTCATTGGTGGGATACGGCTCCTCCAGCCGGGTCACCTCGGTGCCCGGGATCAGCCGGCGGGGCGGCTGGGCGGCGACGATGCGCACCCGCCCGTTGTCGACCAGCCCCAGTGCCATGCTTGCCGAGCCCAGCCGCTCGACGTCGTAGGCGTCCTGAAGGACCTGGATCACCTCGTCCACCGTGCGGGCGCGGCCCAGCGCGACGGTCGCCTCCTGGACGATGTCGCCCATCGGCCGCTCGCCGGAGCGCCGCGGCCCTCCCGCCGCGCTGCCCGGCTCGCCCAGCTCGTCGGTGGCGTCCCGGACGATGCCGTGCACCCACCGTGCGCGGCCGCGGGCGTCCCTGCGGACGAAACCGTGCGTGTGCGCCCAGTGCGGTCCCTCGCCCGGCCTGGAGACCCTGAAGTAGGTTCCGTAGGTCTGTGCACCGCTGCGGAGCGCCGTGGTCACCGTGTCCCGGATGCGGCGCGCGTCGGTGCGCGGGATGCGCTCGCCGAGGGTGGAGGGCCGCTGGTCGTAGTCGTCCTCGTCCAGGCCGAAGACGGCGAGGCCCGTGGCGTCCATGTCCAGGCGCCGCCCGTCCAGGTCCCAGTGGAAGCTGCCGAGGCGGTTCAGCGCCAGGATGGGCACCTGGTGCTCTGACTCGGGCTCCTCTGGCGAGGAGCGTGCTCCCCTGACGGCCATGTATCCATTCTGCTCTGAATCGGCCGTTATGCCCAGATATTTCGGGATGGGGAGGTTTGCTGTCGCGACGGGACGACCTGCGCAGTTGCGGTCCGCCGGCAGCCCCCGGAGCCCCGATCAGCCGATACTGACGTGGATCGCCTTGCCGCCCCCGGGAGGCATGCTGATGGTGATCTTCTTGGCGAGGCGGCACACCATCGGCCACCCATATCCGCCGGGCAGCCACTGCCCGGTGGGCGGGATGGTGCTGGGCAGCGTCGTGCTGCGGTCGCGCACACTGACGGTGACGTGCCCGGGCCTGGCCGTCACATCGAAACCCACGAGTCCCCCACCGTGCCGTACGGCGTTGGTGACCAGCTCGGAGACCACCAGCAGGCAGTCGTCGACCAGCCGGGCGTCGAAGCCCCTCAGCCGTCTGCGGGCGAGGTCGCGGGCCTGCGCTATGGCCGACGGGCGCACCTCGTGGACCGTCGTCCGCACGTCGTGGGCCGCCGCCCGCACATCGTGCGCGTCGGGCGGCTCCGGCCTGTCGCGCGCCTGTACTTCTGCTTCACTCACGTCGTTCACCCCGGTCTGGAAATTCGCTTCAGTGATGCGCTTGCCCGACGAGGTGCGGCGTACGCAGAAATGTTCGCCTGCCACACCCGTGCAGCCGCCGGCGGACGTCCGCCCGGCCGCCCGGCGGGCCCTGCACCGACGCCGGGGCGGCGCCCGCCGGGGGCCTCAGCGCAGCCATCGGTCCTGGTCGGCCGGCCGGTAGACGGTGACGGCCCGGGGCAGCTTGTCCAGCACGAGATGGGTGTCCGTGGCGCGGGTGACCTCGCCGTCGTAGGCGAAGCGTGGGTCGCCTTCCAGCACCTCGAGACGGACCCGGCGCGCCTGCGTGGTGGTCAGCACCCGCGAGCTGTGCAGGGTGCCGGTGAGCACCGCGAGCAGCAGCCTGGTCCGGGCGAAGGGGGCGCCGCCGTCGACCACCCGCACGTCGAGCAGCCCGTCGTCGAGCTGGGTGCGGTAGGTGGGGGCGAAGCCCGCCGGGTGGTAGATGCCGTTGCCGGCGAAGAGCAGCCAGAGCCGGCGGGGCCGGCCGTTCACGGCGACGCGTACCGGGCTGCCGTTCGCCAGCACCGTGGCGAGGCCCGCGACCACGGCGGGCCACTTGCCGATGCGGTCCTCCAGGCGCTCCCTGGCCTGCACCAGCTCCGTGTAGACGCCGAGGCTGAAGGTGTTCAGGAAGAGCTGGTCCGTGCCGCCCGGCGCCGCGGCCCGCCCGACGTCCGCGACCACCGCGTCGCCCTCGCGGACCGCGCGTGCCACGTCCGCCAAGGTCTGGTTGCCGAGGTCGACCGCGAAGTGGTTGAAGGTGCCGCCCGGGAAGACCGCCAGCGGCACGCCACGCCGTATGCAGGCCTGTGCCGCCGCGTTCACGGTGCCGTCCCCGCCGCACACGCCGAGGGCGCCGTCCTCCCCGGCGGCCCGTACCGCGGCGGCGTCCAGCACCGCGGCCAGGTCGTCTCCCTCCTCCAGGACGGTGATCTCGGCGGCCGGCAGCAGGGAGTGGAGCTGGTCTGCGGTGCCGCCCTGCTCGCGGCCCAGGGAGATGCCGGAGGAGGGGTTGACGACGAGGTGCAGCCCGGCGCCGTCCTTGAGCGCGGGGCCCGGCGTGCGGGGCGGGGCGGCCGCCGCTGCCGCCTCCGGCTTGACCGGCCACCAGCGGCAGGTGAGCACCGCCGCGCCCGCGCCTATGGCGAGACCGGCCGCCACCTCGCCCTTGTGGTGGCCGCTGGTGCGGATCCGGGAAGCGGCCAGGGCACCGGTGACCGGGCCCACGAACAGCCCGAACCTGGGGGCCTCCAGGAGGGCGCCGAGGGTGAGTGCCGCCGCCGCGGCCGCGTTCCGGGTGGCGCCGCCGCCCGGCGGGCGGGCGCCGGCAGGGGTGAGCGCGCGGGTGGCCACGGTGGCGAGGGCCAGGGAACCGACCGCGCGCAGCGCGGCCCTGCGCGCCGTACGTCCCGGCAGCCGGGGTGTCCACTTCATCCGCCAGCTCCCCTGCGCATCGGCCGTCACACGGTGCACCCGATGCGCGCCGCGCGCGTCGCTTCATGGCACACGACGCCGCCCCACTTTAGCGGGAGGCCGGCATACGGCGGGGTCGGCTGACCCCACCGTATGCGGCCGTCGTGCATGCCCCGTCCGGCGGGGCGCCGCTCGCCCCGCCGGAGGCGCTTCTGCCCCTACGGGAGCCCGTTGATGGTGAAGGTGGATGTGGTGTTCTTCACGTCCTGGGCGTTGTCGGACAGCGTGAGGTTGTGGAACGTCACCTCGCCGACCGCGGGGCCCTGGCCCGGCTCGGGCATCTCGTTGGCCCACAGCCCGAAGCCCGACTTAGCGTCGTAGGCGTCGCCGCTCTTGTGGGCGCCGGTGATGGTGATGTCGGTCAGGACGGTGTCCTTGATGGGGAACTGGGGCTGGCCTCCCACGTAGTTGGTCTGGAACATGATCCCGCTGTAGGTCGGGTCGATGATGTCGGTGTTGTTGATCCGGATGCCCTGGAACACCTTCGAGGCCGAGAAGAGCCAGATCCCCGGGAAGGTCTGCGCCCCCCAGAAGTGGCCTCCCGCGCGCACGATCGAGATGTTCTCCAGGGTGGTCGGACCAGTGCCGAAGCCGTTCATCGGATACCCGAAGTCCAGCGAGCTGACCGTGATGCCCGAGTACACCAGGGTGTCCGCGATGTGGATGTTGCGGAAGGTGTTGTCGTAGCCGCCGTACACGGCGATCCCGGCGGCCCGCCAGGTGAGGATGGCCGTCAGGTTCTCGTAGACGTTGTTCTTCTCGTCCGAGCCGCCGGCGTCGATGGCCGAGAAGAGGGCGAAGCTGTCGTCGCCGGTGGCCCGGGCCTCGTTGTTGACGACGTGGTTGTCCGTGCTGCCGTTGGTCATGTTGACGCCGTCGGCGAAGGTGTCGCGGATCCGGGAGTTCCTGATCGTGACGCGGTCGGTGTTGGCGCCCCAGTAGAGGCACACCGTGTGCTCGTCCCAGATGTTGTCGATGGTCATGTCGGCGACGTTCGA comes from the Streptomyces sp. TS71-3 genome and includes:
- a CDS encoding sugar phosphate isomerase/epimerase, coding for MRPLSVQLYSVRTELAGDRDGTLARLAGMGFGAVEPFDVLTDPLGLRSRLDDLGLAVSGVHVRPLVDPAHDPDRVLDAVSLLGATDAIVPAGIPREDFTDRDGVARAADLLNRLSARAAERGIRLGYHNHWWEIEPRFGDRHAIEVLAGLLDPAVFLEIDTYWAAVGGADVPALLGRLGGRVRALHVKDGPGTKEDPNVAVGEGTLPVPEILAAAPDAWRIVEFDACAGDLFAELAASHTYVSALEAA
- the dhaL gene encoding dihydroxyacetone kinase subunit DhaL, with the translated sequence MLDADFFRRWMTLAASWVERDADRLTALDSPIGDADHGSNLLRGFTAVIATLEEQHPGTPGDVLALAGRRLVSTVGGASGPLYGTLLRRTGKALGESPTVDRDQLAEALHAGVDAVAGLGGATPGDKTMLDALVPAAGALRTSFAAAREAAEQGALATTPMLARKGRASYVGERSIGHEDPGAASSALLVAALAETARTSGEEEDASGE
- a CDS encoding NADP-dependent oxidoreductase, giving the protein MGKAYVYTEFGGPEAEALIDRPAPEPGEGQLLIAVRAAGVNPVDWKLRDGYVRPGAAPAELPAVFGSEAAGIVERVGPGVEGFGVGDAVFGSTLGGGYAEQTLLPVSVAAHKPEALSFADAAALPVAAATAYDGVQQLGLPAGATLLVTGAGGGVGVAAVQIARASGLRVIGVASDGKKDLVTSFGGVHVASGSGFADRVRAVAPDGVDAVFDLVGGDVLEEAASLLDDRTALISAGDRERVVNLGGAPVARARTAAVLEEVAALVVDGSLRPHVTATFPLERAGEALRTVEEGHASGKVVIEVGA
- a CDS encoding Gfo/Idh/MocA family protein, giving the protein MSTGPVGVAIVGAGVISKQYLSTLSGFPDIRLLAVADLDPSRALAAARAYDVPVSGDLATALAVPEVELVVNLTVPAAHGQVATAALRAGKHVYGEKPITLTPNEAEKLLAEASERDLLVGNAPDTFLGAGIQSALRAVQAGHIGTPVAASTVMQSLGPESWHPDPAFLYQQGAGPLFDIGPYYLTALVALFGGVTRVGATATRARLERTVGSGPKAGQTFPVTVPTHVCALLEFASGATANSTFSFDSALPRIQFEITGTEGTLAVPDPNTFGGPLRVRANGAGDWSELPVTGRTDGRGLGVLDMARAIRGTGPHRASGSLALHVLQTMTAVDESAARGEFTGPAGRIVPPAPLPADWDPTAATLAHGAS
- the dhaK gene encoding dihydroxyacetone kinase subunit DhaK — encoded protein: MKMLINVAETVVADGLRGLAAAHPELTVDVDNRVVVRRDAPVEGRVGLVSGGGSGHEPLHGGFVGPGMLSAACPGEVFTSPVPDQMVRAAAAVDSGAGVLFIVKNYTGDVLNFDMAAELAEDEGIQVAKVLVNDDVAVTDSLYTAGRRGTGGTLFVEKLAGAAAEEGAPLERVQSIARQVNENSRSFGVALSAVTTPAKGSPTFDLPAGELELGIGIHGEPGRERRAMMTSGEIADFSVDAVLEDLQPSNPVLVLVNGMGATPLLELYGFNAEVQRVLSQRRVAVARTLVGNYVTSLDMAGASVTLCQVDEELLRLWDAPVSTPGLRWGM
- a CDS encoding MarR family winged helix-turn-helix transcriptional regulator, with the translated sequence MTSAERGEGEAAVETIHRELTAFARRARALAGRMHPQLSFVAYTLLSHLEERGGCRATDLAAHYALDKSTVSRQVAALERDGLVRREVDPGDLRGQVLGLTEAGTSVLAAVTQSRRAAFETRLAGWPREDLVRFAAYLERYNDHGPHMERSEGAEGSEGSERAEGGG
- a CDS encoding GNAT family N-acetyltransferase, which translates into the protein MSAEHLPHPLDNPARGALTGAHAHLAERRGRVLRYQVDVSPWLALPDDPGPGDWADLAALAGPGGKVPLLGIRAEPPADWRVISRIPGVQLAGDDVTAAPDEEAVRLTGADVPQMLDLVARTEPGPFLPRTIELGTYLGIRRQGRLIAMAGERLRPPGWTEISAVCTDPEYRGQGLATRLILAVAAGIQARGEIPFLHAAAHNTSALGLYESLGFRMRRTTVFMSAHVPETMPGLRTAAMA
- a CDS encoding PTS fructose transporter subunit IIA codes for the protein MVLVSHSAAVASAVAELAVGLAGGGATAPVEPAGGTEGGGMGTSAELIVAAAVRVDRGAGVAVLADLGSAVLTVKALLAEGEELPEDTRLVDAPFVEGAVAAVVTASAGAPLDAVVRAATEAYDYRKT